Proteins from one Cryptomeria japonica chromosome 4, Sugi_1.0, whole genome shotgun sequence genomic window:
- the LOC131079046 gene encoding transcription termination factor MTERF6, chloroplastic/mitochondrial: MAVCSIRNQNVVEFLKEKGLDDTSISKMITKCRRLEVANVEERAKPNWNYLQEIGIPSRKLPSIVCKCPKLLILGLYEKVQPMVQCLATLGTKPNDIALTIMRFPLILSHSVEEKLCPLIAFFQTVGVREKQMGRLILVNPRLMSYSIEKKLQPVVEFFLSLGLSKDGGDLGKVLVRSPHIMGYSVEGRLKPTVEFLRKLGLNKEELRGIAVHFPEMLCRDVEKALKPNVEFLRRSGFGDGQICRIISGFPPVLTKSVKTSLQPKVSFLVDIMRRSIDEVVEYPDFFRHGLKKRIEYRYKQLKQKNVQCSLVDMLSCSHKKFFIKFGIQERNKF; this comes from the coding sequence ATGGCAGTGTGCAGCATTAGAAACCAGAATGTAGTTGAATTTCTTAAAGAAAAGGGATTGGACGATACATCAatatccaaaatgataacaaaGTGTAGAAGGCTTGAAGTTGCCAATGTGGAGGAAAGGGCAAAACCCAACTGGAATTATCTACAAGAGATTGGTATACCATCCAGGAAACTCCCTTCAATTGTATGTAAGTGTCCTAAGCTCTTGATTTTAGGTCTTTATGAGAAGGTCCAACCCATGGTTCAATGCCTTGCAACCTTGGGGACTAAACCCAATGATATTGCATTGACTATAATGAGATTCCCACTTATACTTTCTCACAGTGTCGAAGAGAAACTCTGTCCGTTAATTGCATTTTTCCAGACTGTGGGGGTGAGAGAGAAGCAGATGGGCAGGTTAATTTTGGTTAATCCCAGGTTAATGAGCTACAGCATTGAGAAGAAGCTTCAACCTGTCGTAGAGTTCTTTCTCAGCTTAGGATTGAGTAAGGATGGCGGTGACCTTGGTAAGGTCCTGGTTAGGAGCCCCCATATTATGGGGTACAGTGTGGAAGGAAGGCTGAAACCCACAGTGGAGTTCTTGAGAAAATTGGGTCTCAACAAGGAAGAGTTGAGGGGAATTGCAGTTCATTTTCCTGAGATGTTGTGTAGGGATGTGGAGAAAGCTTTGAAGCCTAACGTGGAGTTTCTGAGGAGGTCAGGCTTCGGTGACGGGCAGATATGTAGGATTATATCTGGCTTTCCTCCTGTTTTGACTAAAAGCGTTAAGACTTCGCTGCAGCCCAAGGTCAGCTTTTTGGTGGATATTATGAGGAGAAGTATTGACGAAGTGGTAGAGTACCCTGATTTTTTTCGCCATGGTTTGAAGAAAAGAATAGAATATCGGTACAAGCAACTGAAACAGAAGAACGTTCAATGTAGTTTGGTGGACATGTTATCTTGTAGCCATAAGAAATTTTTCATCAAGTTCGGAATACAGGAAAGGAATAAATTCTGA